A single Drosophila miranda strain MSH22 chromosome XR, D.miranda_PacBio2.1, whole genome shotgun sequence DNA region contains:
- the LOC108151865 gene encoding NADPH-dependent diflavin oxidoreductase 1, with protein MRLLVLYGSQTGTAQDVAEQIWRESRPLGFHGPVLSFEDYDMQQLIEERLVVFVVATTGDGIEPDNMKQAWRFLLKRSLPAQSLQGLQFACLGLGDSSYPKFNYAAKKLCKRLLNLGATSVCPLGLCDDQHDYGHLGVSLTWTRDLWTSLKSILGIDESKQNGANKTVSKWLVKELPGSVPLIVRLENLAWTQKQKCHSFKLKDNMRTTAESHFQDVRFLRLESLSEYLSWEPGDVLDLQPQNSDEAVNTFFELLREHRLNFDETTAVEVLATYPDMPLPRAFAAPITLVQAAKYVWDLSAKPRQRFFEVLGHNCSDEMESEKLAEFCSAEAIDDLVAYVNRPRRNLIEALQDFRHATSTLTLSQLFEMMPLIQPRSFSIASDASSSTLDLLVAVVQYKTILHTPRLGLCSNWLKHLRPGVEVCGIVKKGTMVWPQDLAIPLIMVGPGTGIAPFRSIIQNRLHAQSKGSRIGPLVVFFGCRNKAADFHFQEDFEAWTKDKLVEVHYAFSRDEDRKAYVQHQILKNGHHLAQLIKEQNAYIYVAGNSNNMPKAVREAFIEILDGQGDYVDLMLKQRRYQEETWA; from the coding sequence ATGAGGCTATTAGTTCTTTACGGCAGCCAAACCGGTACTGCCCAGGACGTGGCTGAGCAAATATGGCGGGAATCGCGTCCACTGGGGTTCCATGGCCCCGTTCTATCCTTCGAGGACTACGACATGCAGCAGCTCATCGAAGAGCGGCTGGTTGTGTTCGTGGTGGCCACCACTGGGGACGGTATAGAGCCGGATAACATGAAGCAGGCCTGGCGATTCTTGCTGAAACGAAGTTTACCGGCCCAATCTTTGCAGGGACTACAGTTCGCGTGCCTGGGCCTCGGAGACTCCAGCTATCCAAAGTTCAATTACGCTGCCAAGAAGCTATGCAAGCGGCTGCTGAACCTGGGAGCCACCTCTGTGTGTCCGCTGGGGTTGTGCGACGATCAGCACGACTATGGCCATTTGGGTGTATCCCTCACCTGGACAAGGGACCTCTGGACGTCACTAAAGTCTATTCTTGGCATAGACGAAAGCAAACAGAACGGGGCTAACAAGACTGTGAGCAAGTGGCTTGTAAAAGAGCTTCCTGGCTCTGTGCCCCTGATTGTGAGGCTGGAGAACCTTGCCTGGACGCAGAAACAAAAGTGTCACAGCTTCAAACTGAAAGACAACATGAGGACAACAGCAGAGAGTCACTTTCAGGATGTGCGCTTCTTGAGGCTCGAATCCTTGAGTGAATATCTCAGCTGGGAGCCTGGCGATGTACTTGACTTGCAGCCCCAAAACAGCGATGAAGCGGTGAATACATTTTTCGAGCTGCTAAGGGAACACAGACTGAACTTCGATGAGACCACTGCAGTGGAGGTGCTGGCTACTTATCCGGACATGCCATTGCCCAGGGCCTTTGCCGCGCCCATAACCCTTGTCCAGGCAGCCAAATATGTCTGGGACTTGAGCGCCAAGCCGAGACAACGATTCTTCGAAGTGTTGGGCCACAATTGCAGCGATGAGATGGAGAGCGAGAAACTCGCCGAGTTCTGCTCCGCCGAAGCCATTGATGATCTGGTGGCCTATGTGAATCGTCCACGGCGCAATCTAATTGAGGCTTTGCAGGATTTCCGGCATGCCACTTCCACGCTGACGCTATCGCAGCTCTTTGAGATGATGCCACTGATTCAACCGCGCAGTTTCTCAATAGCTTCGGATGCATCCTCTTCCACGCTAGACTTGCTCGTGGCCGTCGTCCAGTACAAGACTATTTTGCACACACCGCGTCTGGGCCTGTGCTCCAACTGGCTGAAACACTTAAGGCCGGGAGTGGAGGTCTGTGGCATTGTCAAGAAAGGCACAATGGTGTGGCCCCAGGATCTGGCAATTCCCCTGATTATGGTTGGACCAGGCACCGGAATTGCTCCCTTCCGCAGCATCATTCAGAACCGATTGCATGCCCAGTCGAAAGGATCCCGTATTGGTCCACTTGTTGTATTCTTTGGCTGCCGCAATAAGGCTGCAGATTTTCATTTTCAGGAAGACTTCGAAGCCTGGACTAAAGACAAACTTGTGGAGGTTCATTATGCCTTCTCTCGGGACGAGGATAGGAAGGCCTATGTCCAGCATCAGATTCTGAAAAATGGCCATCATTTGGCGCAACTAATCAAGGAGCAGAATGCATATATCTATGTGGCGGGCAACTCCAATAACATGCCCAAGGCAGTTCGAGAGGCATTTATCGAGATCCTTGACGGCCAGGGCGATTATGTGGATCTGATGCTCAAGCAGCGACGGTATCAGGAAGAAACGTGGGCGTAA
- the LOC108152698 gene encoding terminal uridylyltransferase Tailor: MSAPDRVPADTRDPGDSAADTVFCTVCAAPFQNLTDCSAHELQKHKNTKNTKKKLRQKLNALSKQFASDQTQSERSKLQEALDKTSDGQYLETILNLYKADSIRLNCTFNHVRNCFEKEEALQVKVFPFGSLVTGLALDDSDIDLYLESTNDQLSCPKRLFNKVLRLLHRSICFTDVTNIRHARVPIISCKHQLTGLHIDINMSYPNSTYNSRFISELMKRDDKLHKLALFLKIWGKKIKVVRMGGLNSYCLLSVLLVNLQVRHLLPSIKELQTRTEPINVNGVNYAYSLELVPPLPAQMSALELIGDFFAFCTSIDFETTLLSPFLGCAVDKVATLATPGGYPQYEEQLAAIQDAVGEAPEKFHMDRTVCVQDPFELQRNVARNISQTDFLYIRQCMVMAAQAFKNPELLANPKKLYDYLLFGLAEKIVADKSLNWPTPAKKSKGNAIPTEQQIEKVKVLVPTEQHPEMTETENVEDLSRVSWVVPTCVPEKKRTHLIFPSKNDLKSLRSVVFSEYIEHNRTIYYYWLLCYVDTIKNVLTEIFSLDLELEESNEPCYYKWLIRGTVDTWTGRVGKLLPGQPGQYFDIHKQQTVEMLKTRSGNPQQSVSLMGYFAMRATEDYQKLELCVEACPGHYNEMQRFGSITKLFKALKDLLSKYTFQEKLLKWDINSVGSVATYSENMYTSTK; this comes from the exons ATGTCGGCTCCAGATAGGGTCCCAGCAGATACACGGGACCCAGGTGACAGTGCCGCCGACACGGTTTTCTGCACGGTGTGTGCTGCCCCCTTCCAGAATTTGACGGATTGCTCGGCCCACGAGTTGCAGAAGCACAAGAACACAAaaaacacgaaaaaaaaattgCGGCAAAAACTCAACGCCCTATCCAAGCAGTTCGCCAGCGATCAAACCCAAAGCGAGCGCAGCAAGCTGCAGGAGGCTCTTGACAAGACCAGTGACGGCCAGTACCTGGAGACAATATTGAATCTTTATAAAGCTGACTCGATACGCCTGAATTGTACTTTCAACCACGTGCGCAACTGCTTTGAAAAGGAAGAGGCTCTACAAGTGAAAGTATTTCCCTTTGGCTCGCTGGTTACCGGATTGGCTTTAGATG ACAGCGACATTGACTTGTATCTGGAGTCTACGAATGATCAGTTATCTTGCCCAAAGCGGCTCTTCAACAAAGTACTGCGGCTTCTGCACCGTTCGATATGCTTTACCGATGTCACAAACATTCGACATGCCCGGGTGCCCATTATTAGCTGCAAGCATCAATTGACAGGCCTCCACATCGACATCAATATGTCCTATCCGAACAGCACATACAATTCTCGCTTTATCAGCGAGCTGATGAAACGCGACGACAAATTGCACAAGCTCGCTCTGTTCCTGAAAATCTGGGGAAAAAAAATTAAAGTCGTTCGAATGGGCGGCTTGAATAGCTACTGTCTGCTCAGCGTACTTCTGGTTAACCTTCAAGTGCGCCACTTGCTGCCGTCCATCAAGGAGCTGCAGACTCGTACCGAACCCATCAATGTAAACGGAGTTAATTACGCGTACAGCCTTGAGCTGGTGCCGCCACTACCTGCCCAGATGTCCGCGCTTGAGTTAATCGGCGACTTCTTTGCATTCTGTACAAGCATAGACTTCGAGACGACCCTTTTGTCGCCGTTTCTAGGCTGCGCCGTAGACAAGGTCGCTACGTTGGCCACACCGGGCGGCTATCCCCAGTACGAGGAACAATTAGCTGCAATTCAGGATGCGGTCGGCGAAGCACCTGAAAAATTTCATATGGATCGCACAGTTTGCGTTCAAGATCCCTTTGAGCTGCAGCGTAATGTCGCAAGAAATATATCTCAGACAGATTTCCTCTACATAAGACAATGCATGGTTATGGCCGCACAGGCATTTAAAAATCCGGAGCTACTGGCAAATCCAAAGAAACTTTATGATTACCTTCTATTCGGCCTGGCCGAAAAAATTGTGGCGGATAAGTCATTGAATTGGCCAACGCCAGCCAAGAAGTCCAAGGGTAATGCAATTCCCACCGAACAGCAAATAGAAAAAGTAAAAGTACTAGTTCCGACAGAACAGCATCCAGAAATGACTGAAACAGAAAACGTCGAAGATCTGTCAAGAGTTAGTTGGGTTGTCCCGACGTGCGTCCCTGAAAAAAAGCGCACGCATTTGATCTTTCCCAGCAAGAATGACCTCAAGAGCTTGCGCTCTGTAGTTTTCAGCGAATACATTGAACACAACCGAACAATATATTACTACTGGCTGCTCTGCTATGTGGATACCATAAAGAATGTCTTGACGGAGATCTTTTCCCTTGACCTGGAACTAGAGGAATCAAATGAGCCCTGCTATTACAAGTGGCTGATCAGGGGCACCGTGGACACCTGGACAGGTCGAGTCGGTAAGCTACTGCCAGGTCAGCCTGGCCAGTACTTCGATATTCATAAGCAGCAGACTGTGGAGATGCTAAAGACGAGAAGCGGAAATCCACAGCAATCAGTAAGTTTAATGGGCTACTTTGCTATGCGAGCCACCGAAGACTACCAGAAATTGGAATTGTGTGTGGAAGCGTGCCCTGGGCATTACAATGAAATGCAGCGCTTTGGATCCATCACAAAGCTCTTCAAGGCGCTTAAGGATCTCCTGTCGAAGTACACTTTCCAGGAAAAGCTGCTAAAATGGGACATTAACAGTGTGGGATCAGTGGCCACATATTCTGAGAATATGTACACTAGTACAAAATAA
- the LOC108152696 gene encoding uncharacterized protein LOC108152696 isoform X1 produces the protein MADKRILLERCDSSETEKLVVHMAKGSRGMLHLTQSRSLPWSCLLRRKSLLGLLVTLIFCYFLIGRPEWVNVLDLDALHNDNYYTVRHYSEVPGMDVSFVDLVKDNENINFVPEGFLVYSNSCKIKEVDPYKPEVMRFFKRAKYVPCKKLPPLTNVKFNELSRSYVLSVNATAFGGYKVGTSINCCYMEVIRVNETEVAYSKCHRFIFKIVLPNTVEAIIVKCTSDGEQIYINGHTTIPIKEAVQQRLKDRVEKKKKLRPLSVLMLGIDSISRANLIRAMPKTAQYLYDNKWFELAGYNKVDDNTFPNIMALATGYDLQSAKKACSPYEVGGLEKCTFIWNLYEKHGYVTAYGEDATKINTFNYLKKGFVKPPVDYYLRPYLSAAEDKLDRTIVMGLPHCLGYETAAEHVYDYAMEFTRRFLNDTYFGFFWTNTHSHSDISQTSSMDAYMVRYLERLVRQGTMDNSVVVFFSDHGVRFGPTRTTWSGHLEERLPAMFIWLPTHLRRAHPKIAEALRLNRNRLTTPYDLHMTLKHILTLSGRTNSLESLGSAPSCPQCQSVLWPVPEQRSCTDVGIEDHWCTCWSYYKISTNSKQTRHMALRVVAHINAFVYGFRNGSVSKLCVPLSLASVQSAYQAHRNALDPENSRTVRLTFVTTPSNALFEATVRHNQTDDSMTVTGSVSRLNAYIGESDCIMDSAAKKYCFCRKKKTG, from the exons ATGGCTGACAAACGCATACTTCTGGAACGATGCGACAGCTCAGAGACGGAGAAGCTGGTCGTGCATATGGCCAAGGGTTCAAGGGGGATGCTCCACCTGACCCAGTCCCGGTCGCTGCCCTGGAGCTGCCTGCTGCGCAGGAAATCGCTCCTGGGACTTTTAGTGACTTTAATATTCTGCTACTTCCTCATCGGTCGGCCGGAGTGGGTGAATGTCCTGGACCTGGATGCCCTGCATAACGATAACTATTACACGGTCCGTCATTATTCCGAAGTTCCTGGCATGGATG TATCCTTTGTCGATCTGGTTAAAGATAATGAAAATATTAATTTTGTGCCGGAAGGCTTCCTCGTGTACAGCAATTCCTGCAAGATCAAAGAGGTCGATCCGTACAAACCGGAGGTGATGCGCTTCTTCAAGCGCGCCAAGTACGTGCCCTGCAAGAAACTGCCGCCCCTCACTAACGTGAAATTCAACGAACTCTCCCGGAGCTATGTCCTCAGCGTCAATGCGACAGCCTTCGGTGGATACAAAGTGGGCACTTCGATTAATTGCTGCTACATGGAGGTGATACGGGTCAATGAGACGGAGGTGGCTTATTCCAAGTGCCACCGCTTCATATTCAAGATAGTGCTGCCCAACACGGTGGAGGCAATCATAGTGAAGTGCACTTCGGATGGAGAGCAGATCTATATCAATGGACATACCACGATACCCATTAAGGAGGCCGTGCAGCAGCGGCTGAAAGACCGGGtggagaagaagaagaaactGCGGCCGCTCAGTGTGCTGATGCTAGGCATCGACAGCATATCTCGGGCTAATCTTATCCGGGCCATGCCCAAGACAGCGCAGTATTTATATGACAACAAATGGTTTGAGCTGGCGGGCTACAACAAG GTGGACGACAACACTTTTCCAAACATCATGGCCCTTGCCACCGGCTACGATCTTCAGAGTGCGAAAAAGGCTTGCTCTCCTTATGAGGTGGGTGGCCTGGAAAAGTGTACCTTCATCTGGAACCTGTACGAGAAGCACGGCTATGTGACAGCCTACGGGGAGGACGCCACAAAGATCAACACATTCAACTATCTCAAAAAGGGTTTCGTAAAGCCCCCAGTGGACTACTATCTACGTCCATATCTGTCCGCTGCAGAGGACAAGCTGGACCGCACCATAGTCATGGGCCTTCCTCATTGTCTGGGCTATGAGACGGCCGCGGAGCATGTGTATGACTACGCCATGGAGTTCACGCGTCGCTTCCTCAACGACACTTACTTCGGCTTCTTTTGGACCAACACGCACAGCCACAGCGACATCTCGCAGACCAGCAGCATGGATGCGTACATGGTACGCTATCTGGAGCGTCTGGTGCGCCAGGGGACGATGGACAACAGTGTGGTGGTGTTCTTCAGCGATCATGGCGTGCGCTTCGGACCCACACGGACCACCTGGTCGGGGCATCTGGAGGAACGACTGCCCGCGATGTTCATATGGCTGCCAACCCATCTAAGGCGGGCACATCCAAAGATTGCTGAAGCTCTGCGCCTAAATCGCAATCGTCTGACTACGCCCTACGATCTGCACATGACACTGAAGCACATACTCACCCTGTCCGGGCGAACGAATAGTCTGGAGTCGCTAGGATCAGCCCCTTCCTGCCCACAGTGCCAGAGCGTCCTGTGGCCCGTCCCGGAGCAACGCTCCTGTACGGATGTGGGCATTGAGGATCACTGGTGCACATGCTGGTCGTATTACAAAATATCGACCAACTCCAAGCAGACGCGACACATGGCGCTACGCGTTGTCGCCCACATCAATGCGTTTGTATACGGGTTCCGAAACGGATCGGTTTCGAAGCTCTGTGTGCCGCTCTCCTTGGCCTCCGTCCAGTCGGCGTATCAGGCACACCGGAATGCCCTTGATCCGGAGAATTCGCGAACGGTTCGCCTGACCTTTGTCACAACGCCCAGCAATGCCTTGTTCGAGGCCACGGTGCGGCACAATCAGACAGACGACAGCATGACGGTGACTGGGTCCGTTAGTCGCCTCAACGCGTACATTGGCGAGTCGGACTGCATTATGGATTCGGCTGCCAAAAAGTATTGCTTTTGCCGGAAAAAGAAAACAGGATAG
- the LOC108152696 gene encoding uncharacterized protein LOC108152696 isoform X2 produces the protein MADKRILLERCDSSETEKLVVHMAKGSRGMLHLTQSRSLPWSCLLRRKSLLGLLVTLIFCYFLIGRPEWVNVLDLDALHNDNYYTVRHYSEVPGMDGFLVYSNSCKIKEVDPYKPEVMRFFKRAKYVPCKKLPPLTNVKFNELSRSYVLSVNATAFGGYKVGTSINCCYMEVIRVNETEVAYSKCHRFIFKIVLPNTVEAIIVKCTSDGEQIYINGHTTIPIKEAVQQRLKDRVEKKKKLRPLSVLMLGIDSISRANLIRAMPKTAQYLYDNKWFELAGYNKVDDNTFPNIMALATGYDLQSAKKACSPYEVGGLEKCTFIWNLYEKHGYVTAYGEDATKINTFNYLKKGFVKPPVDYYLRPYLSAAEDKLDRTIVMGLPHCLGYETAAEHVYDYAMEFTRRFLNDTYFGFFWTNTHSHSDISQTSSMDAYMVRYLERLVRQGTMDNSVVVFFSDHGVRFGPTRTTWSGHLEERLPAMFIWLPTHLRRAHPKIAEALRLNRNRLTTPYDLHMTLKHILTLSGRTNSLESLGSAPSCPQCQSVLWPVPEQRSCTDVGIEDHWCTCWSYYKISTNSKQTRHMALRVVAHINAFVYGFRNGSVSKLCVPLSLASVQSAYQAHRNALDPENSRTVRLTFVTTPSNALFEATVRHNQTDDSMTVTGSVSRLNAYIGESDCIMDSAAKKYCFCRKKKTG, from the exons ATGGCTGACAAACGCATACTTCTGGAACGATGCGACAGCTCAGAGACGGAGAAGCTGGTCGTGCATATGGCCAAGGGTTCAAGGGGGATGCTCCACCTGACCCAGTCCCGGTCGCTGCCCTGGAGCTGCCTGCTGCGCAGGAAATCGCTCCTGGGACTTTTAGTGACTTTAATATTCTGCTACTTCCTCATCGGTCGGCCGGAGTGGGTGAATGTCCTGGACCTGGATGCCCTGCATAACGATAACTATTACACGGTCCGTCATTATTCCGAAGTTCCTGGCATGGATG GCTTCCTCGTGTACAGCAATTCCTGCAAGATCAAAGAGGTCGATCCGTACAAACCGGAGGTGATGCGCTTCTTCAAGCGCGCCAAGTACGTGCCCTGCAAGAAACTGCCGCCCCTCACTAACGTGAAATTCAACGAACTCTCCCGGAGCTATGTCCTCAGCGTCAATGCGACAGCCTTCGGTGGATACAAAGTGGGCACTTCGATTAATTGCTGCTACATGGAGGTGATACGGGTCAATGAGACGGAGGTGGCTTATTCCAAGTGCCACCGCTTCATATTCAAGATAGTGCTGCCCAACACGGTGGAGGCAATCATAGTGAAGTGCACTTCGGATGGAGAGCAGATCTATATCAATGGACATACCACGATACCCATTAAGGAGGCCGTGCAGCAGCGGCTGAAAGACCGGGtggagaagaagaagaaactGCGGCCGCTCAGTGTGCTGATGCTAGGCATCGACAGCATATCTCGGGCTAATCTTATCCGGGCCATGCCCAAGACAGCGCAGTATTTATATGACAACAAATGGTTTGAGCTGGCGGGCTACAACAAG GTGGACGACAACACTTTTCCAAACATCATGGCCCTTGCCACCGGCTACGATCTTCAGAGTGCGAAAAAGGCTTGCTCTCCTTATGAGGTGGGTGGCCTGGAAAAGTGTACCTTCATCTGGAACCTGTACGAGAAGCACGGCTATGTGACAGCCTACGGGGAGGACGCCACAAAGATCAACACATTCAACTATCTCAAAAAGGGTTTCGTAAAGCCCCCAGTGGACTACTATCTACGTCCATATCTGTCCGCTGCAGAGGACAAGCTGGACCGCACCATAGTCATGGGCCTTCCTCATTGTCTGGGCTATGAGACGGCCGCGGAGCATGTGTATGACTACGCCATGGAGTTCACGCGTCGCTTCCTCAACGACACTTACTTCGGCTTCTTTTGGACCAACACGCACAGCCACAGCGACATCTCGCAGACCAGCAGCATGGATGCGTACATGGTACGCTATCTGGAGCGTCTGGTGCGCCAGGGGACGATGGACAACAGTGTGGTGGTGTTCTTCAGCGATCATGGCGTGCGCTTCGGACCCACACGGACCACCTGGTCGGGGCATCTGGAGGAACGACTGCCCGCGATGTTCATATGGCTGCCAACCCATCTAAGGCGGGCACATCCAAAGATTGCTGAAGCTCTGCGCCTAAATCGCAATCGTCTGACTACGCCCTACGATCTGCACATGACACTGAAGCACATACTCACCCTGTCCGGGCGAACGAATAGTCTGGAGTCGCTAGGATCAGCCCCTTCCTGCCCACAGTGCCAGAGCGTCCTGTGGCCCGTCCCGGAGCAACGCTCCTGTACGGATGTGGGCATTGAGGATCACTGGTGCACATGCTGGTCGTATTACAAAATATCGACCAACTCCAAGCAGACGCGACACATGGCGCTACGCGTTGTCGCCCACATCAATGCGTTTGTATACGGGTTCCGAAACGGATCGGTTTCGAAGCTCTGTGTGCCGCTCTCCTTGGCCTCCGTCCAGTCGGCGTATCAGGCACACCGGAATGCCCTTGATCCGGAGAATTCGCGAACGGTTCGCCTGACCTTTGTCACAACGCCCAGCAATGCCTTGTTCGAGGCCACGGTGCGGCACAATCAGACAGACGACAGCATGACGGTGACTGGGTCCGTTAGTCGCCTCAACGCGTACATTGGCGAGTCGGACTGCATTATGGATTCGGCTGCCAAAAAGTATTGCTTTTGCCGGAAAAAGAAAACAGGATAG